One segment of Drosophila ananassae strain 14024-0371.13 chromosome 3R, ASM1763931v2, whole genome shotgun sequence DNA contains the following:
- the LOC116655982 gene encoding histone H3 — translation MARTKQTARKSTGGKAPRKQLATKAARKSAPATGGVKKPHRYRPGTVALREIRRYQKSTELLIRKLPFQRLVREIAQDFKTDLRFQSSAVMALQEASEAYLVGLYEDTNLCAIHAKRVTIMPKDIQLARRIRGERA, via the coding sequence ATGGCTCGTACAAAGCAGACTGCTCGTAAATCGACTGGTGGCAAGGCGCCACGCAAACAACTGGCTACAAAGGCCGCACGGAAGAGTGCTCCAGCCACCGGAGGAGTAAAGAAGCCCCATCGCTATCGTCCCGGAACTGTGGCTCTCCGTGAAATCCGTCGCTACCAGAAGAGTACCGAGTTGTTGATCCGCAAGCTGCCATTCCAGCGGTTGGTGCGTGAAATAGCTCAGGACTTCAAGACAGATTTGCGCTTCCAGAGCTCGGCTGTGATGGCTTTGCAGGAAGCTAGCGAAGCCTATCTGGTTGGTCTGTATGAAGATACCAATTTGTGCGCCATTCATGCCAAGCGCGTTACTATTATGCCCAAAGACATCCAGCTGGCTCGTCGTATCCGTGGAGAGCGCgcttaa